One Micromonospora sp. WMMD1120 genomic region harbors:
- a CDS encoding DUF6364 family protein — MTAKVTLSFTDETIEEARKFAKREGLSLSAWMDQAAREKALREVFSAHAAAVGRASLDLESAALADAHEVGMVNDLFSNGRPRAA, encoded by the coding sequence ATGACTGCCAAGGTGACTCTGTCGTTCACCGACGAGACGATCGAGGAGGCGCGGAAGTTCGCCAAGCGTGAGGGGCTGTCGCTCTCCGCGTGGATGGACCAGGCAGCCCGGGAGAAGGCGCTGCGGGAGGTCTTCAGCGCGCACGCCGCCGCCGTGGGCCGCGCGAGCCTGGACCTGGAGTCCGCCGCCCTCGCCGACGCCCACGAGGTGGGCATGGTCAACGACCTGTTCTCCAACGGACGGCCGCGTGCTGCGTAG